From one Melioribacteraceae bacterium genomic stretch:
- a CDS encoding response regulator encodes MESLLIVDDDINLCEALSDELKEIGYNVSTENSAESAIKFLSANKVDLVLLDLKMPEKDGFYVLNKLREYGMNVKVIVLTAYADVKSAIDSAKLGASDFVSKPYDLDDLIITIRKVLQRTQ; translated from the coding sequence GTGGAGTCTCTATTAATAGTAGATGATGACATAAATCTTTGCGAAGCTCTTTCCGATGAATTGAAAGAAATCGGCTATAATGTTAGTACTGAAAATAGTGCCGAATCTGCAATTAAATTTCTCTCCGCAAATAAAGTTGATCTAGTTCTTCTTGATCTAAAAATGCCCGAGAAAGACGGGTTTTACGTTCTCAATAAGTTGAGGGAATACGGGATGAACGTAAAGGTAATTGTTTTAACGGCATATGCTGATGTTAAAAGTGCGATTGATTCAGCGAAATTGGGTGCTTCTGATTTTGTAAGTAAACCATATGATCTTGACGATCTTATTATTACAATCAGAAAAGTACTTCAAAGAACGCAATGA
- a CDS encoding type II and III secretion system protein, giving the protein MKKLIIILLMMIWSVPILGQKDLEKMLSDYKNPAELVTLSEEIPFEQAIEVLNKVSEKSTGQRIVSTAGFTDPIGIKIENMHFKQAFKIIVQYNNLTYEEKPEVIIIKKKDDSQIERSADTYAAVDSREVKISAIFFEANITEMRSRGINWQFLLSRSGLNIGANFKSFLEDQSSTSTGGATGGSSTQQQQSPPDFTTNWESEYTMGEFDGTAEGVFKFFEEENLGEIIARPSITVRDGNVGKIQIGQDISIKQRDFAGNVIDVFVPTGTILQITPYIYDEEGVNYILLKINAERSTAPTITELSTIINKTNASTEVLMLDGEKTAIGGLIVNAESFVRRGIPLLKDLPWWFFGLRYIFGYDETEYTKNETIILLEAKILPTLKERLAEKKEGREVMEDFRTEAQKSLEQYKTKKDEDED; this is encoded by the coding sequence ATGAAAAAGTTAATTATAATACTGTTGATGATGATCTGGTCAGTCCCAATTTTAGGGCAAAAAGATCTTGAGAAAATGTTGAGTGATTATAAAAACCCTGCTGAACTTGTTACACTTTCTGAAGAAATACCATTCGAACAAGCAATAGAAGTTCTCAACAAGGTTAGCGAAAAATCGACCGGTCAAAGAATAGTCTCTACTGCAGGATTTACAGATCCGATTGGAATTAAGATTGAGAACATGCATTTCAAACAAGCTTTTAAAATAATTGTTCAATACAATAATCTCACTTATGAAGAAAAGCCCGAAGTAATAATTATCAAGAAAAAAGATGATTCACAAATTGAAAGATCGGCTGATACATATGCTGCCGTTGACTCTCGCGAAGTGAAAATTTCAGCAATATTTTTTGAAGCTAATATTACGGAAATGAGATCACGCGGAATAAATTGGCAATTTTTACTTTCCAGAAGTGGATTAAACATAGGAGCAAACTTTAAATCATTTCTAGAAGACCAATCATCTACTTCAACAGGAGGAGCTACCGGGGGAAGTTCAACGCAGCAGCAACAATCTCCACCGGACTTTACAACGAACTGGGAATCCGAATACACAATGGGCGAGTTTGACGGAACCGCAGAAGGGGTATTTAAATTTTTTGAAGAAGAAAACTTGGGCGAAATTATTGCTAGACCTTCAATAACCGTACGTGATGGAAATGTGGGAAAAATTCAGATCGGCCAAGATATTTCCATCAAACAAAGAGATTTTGCCGGCAACGTAATTGATGTATTTGTTCCAACCGGAACAATTTTGCAAATAACTCCTTACATATACGATGAAGAAGGTGTAAACTATATTTTATTAAAAATTAATGCTGAACGAAGCACAGCTCCGACAATCACAGAACTTTCTACAATTATAAATAAAACAAACGCTTCCACAGAAGTTTTAATGCTTGACGGAGAAAAAACAGCAATAGGTGGATTAATTGTTAACGCAGAATCCTTTGTTAGAAGAGGTATTCCATTATTGAAAGATTTGCCATGGTGGTTTTTTGGTTTAAGATACATTTTTGGGTATGATGAAACAGAATACACAAAAAATGAAACTATAATTCTATTAGAAGCGAAAATTCTTCCTACATTAAAAGAGAGACTTGCCGAGAAAAAGGAGGGAAGAGAAGTTATGGAAGATTTTCGAACCGAAGCACAAAAATCATTAGAACAGTATAAAACTAAAAAGGACGAAGACGAGGATTGA